From Penaeus vannamei isolate JL-2024 chromosome 12, ASM4276789v1, whole genome shotgun sequence, the proteins below share one genomic window:
- the LOC113830425 gene encoding uncharacterized protein: MNPGRRKEGFGSPRRASLESRSASSLGLLLVLSVFALPAVSALRVCPLNSNPVVITDLYRYVYATSEANVTVVVRSKECHINTSVVAVVPDSSEAHFDDADRPWHEFGFSVDGSELTIHLGADAEQTFSRAWEDLAVCTSVGLEFAFPPLTLIGRICSGEGGAGKKEEAEQAPRWKNNFTHFTNTMLTDFYDLDSNDLDDPRVQSPGYNGGHIIFIPLGAIVFVVTVCLRFCLCPKRGSTASPRNVSSVTRQLSLNSDASDSLTTMHYDLDLPPAYSDLQTEDTPPPYSEVEKVKLPPYEDPPPPFGRLYSATTLQVEAETPQSTSSPTSPAPPERNASSTSLADSSGLVKVLTARTLQSQFSHKPLEEEKPAEQA, translated from the coding sequence ATGAATCCTGGAAGGCGGAAAGAAGGGTTCGGGTCGCCTCGTCGAGCGTCGTTGGAGAGTCGATCGGCGTCCTCGCTGGGGCTCCTGCTGGTGCTCAGTGTTTTTGCGCTCCCCGCCGTCTCCGCCCTCCGGGTGTGCCCCTTGAACTCCAACCCTGTCGTGATCACGGACCTCTACCGGTACGTGTACGCGACTTCCGAGGCAAACGTAACAGTGGTCGTCCGGTCCAAGGAGTGTCACATCAACACCTCGGTCGTCGCCGTCGTTCCAGACTCGTCCGAGGCACACTTCGACGACGCGGATCGCCCGTGGCACGAGTTCGGCTTCAGCGTCGACGGATCCGAACTGACGATACATCTGGGCGCAGACGCTGAGCAGACCTTCTCGCGGGCCTGGGAGGACCTCGCCGTCTGCACCTCCGTCGGACTGGAGTTCGCCTTCCCCCCCTTGACGCTCATCGGGAGGATCTGCTcgggcgagggcggcgcggggaagaaggaggaagcggagcaGGCGCCCCGCTGGAAGAACAACTTCACCCACTTCACCAACACCATGCTCACAGATTTCTACGACCTCGACAGCAACGACTTGGACGACCCGAGAGTGCAGAGCCCCGGCTACAACGGCGGCCACATCATCTTCATCCCTTTGGGCGCCATCGTGTTCGTGGTGACCGTGTGCCTCCGCTTCTGCCTGTGCCCCAAGCGAGGCTCGACGGCCTCCCCCAGGAACGTCTCGTCGGTCACGAGGCAGCTCTCGCTCAACTCGGACGCCAGCGACTCGCTCACGACGATGCACTACGACCTCGACCTCCCCCCCGCCTACTCCGACCTCCAGACGGAGGACACCCCGCCCCCCTActcggaggtggagaaggtgaagCTCCCGCCCTACGAGGACCCGCCCCCGCCCTTCGGGAGGCTCTACAGCGCCACCACTCTGCAGGTCGAGGCAGAGACGCCGCAGAGCACCTCGAGCCCGACGTCACCAGCCCCCCCAGAGAGGAACGCCAGCTCGACGTCGCTCGCAGACTCCTCGGGGCTGGTGAAGGTGCTGACGGCGAGGACGCTGCAGTCCCAGTTCTCACACAAGCCCCTCGAGGAAGAGAAGCCGGCGGAGCAAGCGTAG
- the LOC113825997 gene encoding uncharacterized protein, which produces MSDGTVKGMWLCGLALLLLVVGMLLVDDASGAHAAKLSTRVLKPVGKNVTLEERDRVYIHSVADKVRFEVSSLKCGLRRNFTVDLEAQVSVEGYLMDVLGFQWYLFYFRTEGEALRLVIEGVRSYSMKLRWPSLDACLSGPGLTFVFDKKTEVALSYTSDARHSNPYPKLPSLGYPEGDYRYLHTASRGHTKGTFHAFIPIGAMVLFVGVCVRCCHYCRYKAQLRKRTRGGADGASAEGVEAEVATPPSPPPHSMDLPPRYDEVCVSEPPPPSYAELFQIVSKTKPGPAAATEEDGGESQGLLEGVHASPPTAPQSTDATDLPTQQQATPASASAHPERVTLLPPPQDVADPAAPADPPNPSGSAGDASTAPPADTAVSRSSAMLKALTSLNQARRKTHFAFRRLVEERDEQREAAASSPPK; this is translated from the coding sequence ATGAGTGACGGGACTGTTAAAGGGATGTGGCTGTGCGGTCTCGCGTTACTCCTGCTGGTGGTCGGGATGCTGCTGGTGGACGACGCCAGCGGTGCGCACGCGGCCAAGCTGTCCACGAGGGTGCTCAAGCCCGTCGGGAAGAACGTCACTCTCGAGGAAAGGGatcgtgtgtacatacattccgTTGCGGACAAGGTGCGGTTCGAAGTGTCCTCCTTGAAATGCGGACTCCGCAGAAACTTCACTGTGGACTTGGAGGCGCAAGTGAGCGTCGAGGGGTACCTCATGGACGTCTTGGGGTTCCAGTGGTACCTGTTCTACTTCCGCACGGAGGGGGAGGCCCTTCGGCTGGTGATAGAAGGGGTGAGGTCCTACTCGATGAAGCTCAGGTGGCCGTCGCTGGACGCCTGCCTCTCGGGCCCCGGGCTGACCTTCGTCTTCGATAAGAAGACCGAGGTCGCCTTGTCCTACACCTCGGACGCCAGGCACTCCAACCCGTACCCGAAGCTCCCCAGCCTGGGCTACCCCGAGGGCGACTACAGGTACCTGCACACGGCGTCCCGCGGCCACACCAAGGGCACGTTCCACGCCTTCATCCCCATCGGCGCCATGGTGCTcttcgtgggcgtgtgcgtgcggtGCTGCCACTACTGCCGCTACAAAGCACAGCTGCGCAAGAGGACGCGGGGGGGCGCTGACGGCGCGAGCGCCGAGGGCGTGGAGGCGGAGGTCGCGACGCCCCCAAGTCCGCCCCCGCATAGCATGGACTTGCCCCCGAGGTACGACGAGGTCTGCGTCAGCGAGCCCCCGCCCCCTAGCTACGCCGAGCTCTTCCAGATCGTCAGCAAGACGAAGCCCGGACCCGCGGCGGCGACGGAGGAGGACGGCGGCGAGAGCCAGGGCCTCCTCGAGGGCGTCCACGCGAGCCCCCCAACAGCGCCACAGAGCACGGACGCGACAGACCTCCCGACGCAGCAGCAGGCCACGCCCGCGTCGGCCTCCGCCCACCCAGAAAGAGTGACTTTGCTTCCTCCGCCGCAGGACGTGGCCGATCCTGCCGCGCCTGCAGACCCGCCCAACCCGTCCGGCTCGGCAGGAGATGCGTCGACCGCCCCTCCCGCAGACACCGCCGTCAGCAGATCTTCGGCGATGCTGAAGGCGCTGACATCGCTAAACCAGGCTCGCAGAAAGACCCACTTCGCCTTCAGACGcctggtggaggagagggacgagcAGCGGGAGGCAGCCGCGTCTTCTCCGCCGAAGTGA
- the LOC138863607 gene encoding uncharacterized protein in mobD 3'region-like, giving the protein MKYYCLQTSPLKDKKCPLRTTNLSTLNLKRRALSTLNLERRALSTLSLERRALSTLNLERRALSTLNLKRRALSTLNLKRRALSTLNLKRRALSTLNLKRRALSTLNLKRRALSTLNLKRRALSTLNLKRRALSTLNLKRRALSTLNLERRALSTLNLERRALSTLNLERRALSTLNLERRALSTLNLKRRALSTLNLERRALSTLNLERRALSTLNLERRALSTLNLERRALSTLNLERRALSTLNLEKEHYSNTEGH; this is encoded by the exons atgaaatattACTGCCTTCAAACCTCCCCTTTGAAAGACAAGAAGTGCCCTCTTCGCACCACCAACCTCTCCACCTTGAACCTTAAAAGACGTGCCCTCTCCACCTTGAACCTTGAAAGACGTGCCCTCTCCACCTTGAGCCTCGAAAGACGTGCCCTCTCCACCTTGAACCTTGAAAGACGTGCCCTCTCCACCTTGAACCTTAAAAGACGTGCCCTCTCCACCTTGAACCTTAAAAGACGTGCCCTCTCCACCTTGAACCTTAAAAGACGTGCCCTCTCCACCTTGAACCTTAAAAGACGTGCCCTCTCCACCTTGAACCTTAAAAGACGTGCCCTCTCCACCTTGAACCTTAAAAGACGTGCCCTCTCCACCTTGAACCTTAAAAGACGTGCCCTCTCCACCTTGAACCTTAAAAGACGTGCCCTCTCCACCTTGAACCTTGAAAGACGTGCCCTCTCCACCTTGAACCTTGAAAGACGTGCCCTCTCCACCTTGAACCTTGAAAGACGTGCCCTCTCCACCTTGAACCTTGAAAGACGTGCCCTCTCCACCTTGAACCTTAAAAGAC GTGCCCTCTCCACCTTGAACCTCGAAAGACGTGCCCTCTCCACCTTGAACCTTGAAAGACGTGCCCTCTCCACCTTGAACCTTGAAAGACGTGCCCTCTCCACCTTGAACCTTGAAAGACGTGCCCTCTCCACCTTGAACCTCGAAAGACGTGCCCTCTCCACCTTGAACCTTGAAAAAGAACATTATTCCAACACTGAAGGCCATTGA